The following is a genomic window from Dioscorea cayenensis subsp. rotundata cultivar TDr96_F1 chromosome 10, TDr96_F1_v2_PseudoChromosome.rev07_lg8_w22 25.fasta, whole genome shotgun sequence.
AAAAGAATAGGAAAGCCTCGCCCATGAGGAATAAAACTTTTGATCCTGCAATTGCCAAGCCCAAGATGACAGATGAGGAGAAAATTAGTCTTGGCAGGCATGTGGAGTCATTGCTATCTGACATGCCTGTGCACATTGTCGAGTTTTTGAGAAGGCATTGTGATCCTTCAAATCAGTCAAGTGAGgatggtgttgagattgattttgCTACCCTCAGTGATGATACGTTGTTTGAGTTGAGGCAGCTTTTAGATGATGACTTGCAGAAGGAGCAAACTGGTCAGCCTGCGACAACCAAGGCTTGTGAGATGGAGGTAACTCTTTTGATTAAGCTTATCGATCATcattttaacattttaattcTGAAGATGATATCAATAGctactttctttcttctttctgcAGATGTTGAATGAATATGGCACTAGCAACTCACCAATGAACCATCCTTCCAAAGGTTTTTTCTAACTCTTAATTCAGATACTTATCCTAGTTAAATGTCCTTTATTAATTCCCTTGTCTTGTTCCTGGTGCTAGCGCAGGCATGGAACCTGCTGATGAAGATGTAGACATTGGTGGTAATGATCCTCCTATTCCATGCTATCCTCCTCTTGAGATTGAGAAAGATGCAGCACTCAAAAGCAGCAAATGCAGCAGTTCAAGCAGTTCCAGTAGTGATTCCGACTCTTCCAGCGGTGTGTGCTTCTTTattgtcctttatttttttttatcttttatttgtatGGTTCCTCAGAAATATGTCCTGGGACCATTTGTCTATCTAGCTGTATTTTGTAGTTCATTGCTTCCTTCTGTAATGTGGATCAGATTTAaatcttttacatgctttgTCTACTTTGTGGCCTCAATGTTATTGAACCTTTTTTGATATCATTGTTTTGCTTGTGGATTATTTTCTCGAAATTAGTTTCTATTGAAGTTTAGgttatttttcattctttgaCTCTCTCTAAGATTTTTTATAATACATGTTGATATAATGCTAGGATATGTGCCACTGGTGGTATGTCCTCCAACAGTTATCTCGGTTAGTGTACTTGACCTAGGACTGGTTTTTTTTGGATTGTGACAGAACCTGATTTTACACAATACCCTTAACAACTTAATCATCCATTGTCAATTTTATAAAACTCTTCATTGATaaactctctttttttctcaccATCTATTGCCTATTTTGGACGGATGCTTAATTTTAATCGTTATAAAGGCTTATTTGAATGCTAGAAAGAAGGGATAAATTGTGCTGCATAGGAAGAGATATCTATTAAAATAGTTTGATAGTGAAATTTGTCTTGAACTAAATGGGCCAATCCTGTGGAATGAATGACTTCTGATTTCTTGtatgttttgatgttttttGATCATTCTTCACCCTGTAGATTTTGGAGTTGGCTTGCCATATAACCTAATTGGGATTGATGTTCTGCATGTGATCTCTGTTTAGTGTTGCTGTTCAGAGCTGGACTTATGCTCTTAAGTTGGATACTGCATTTTATACACTTTGGTGACttgcttaatttatttttctggtTTGTTAAATAGTGTGGTATTGGTTTTCGATGTGAGAGACGTGTTGTTTCTGCTCCTATTCATGATATCACGATGATAAGTTTTTGAGTTGTATAAATGTACTCTTTTAATAGCTGATGTCACTACCTTCAGGTAAGTTTGAGCCACAATTCCATGAGAAAGTAAAAAGTTGTCCTCTGGATGTATGAGccggattttttttaaaaccgtATAGGCCAGGTTGAGGAAGTAGATCCATATACATTGATCTGCTTCTAGTGTCCACAAAAAGTGTTCTCAGCTGGTTTGCAGGCATTGCCAATTGATTATTTAAGTCACTCTCTTCTGTAATCTTGCATTATTTTAGGTTAAAGGGTCTGCCATATTATTCATCTGTCTTACCCTACTATGTTTAACTGGTGTACTGGCTTTTTCAATGAGGTGATTTAGTTACCATCTTTGTTTTAcatctttcattctttttaaaGATTAAATTGTTCTCATAAATACTGAAGAATAGCACACAAATGCTCAGGTACTTGAAAACCAATTTCAATATACCtcttttattttacaattttcTTCGGCTGAGTTTAATTTGATGCGGGTTCTTTTAGCGGAAGGATAGGAGTGCTCTTTTGCACTGAACTTTGATTGtcatattattcaaattttaaaaaaatcagctGGTTTTGCCATGTGGATTTTTGCTTAGGCTCTCAACTCTCAATCCAGTTCTTTTTTTCTCACTGTGGTTTAGCTTCTATTATCTTGAACTTCAGTGTTAATTATTGTCCCATTTATATTgtaatgacattttttttttcttttatggttCTGCAGATTCAGACTCTGGAAGTTCGTCTGGAAGCGACTCAGATGCTCAAATAACTAGTCCACCAAAAACTGCCAAGGTATTTAGCAGTGATTATTTGGTAGAATGTTCATCATCTTAATATTCTTATATTTTGGCATAAAATGTTCATTTCTTATATAGATTTGAAATTTTCCTTTAAGAGTATGTATACCTACTTGGTTTTTCCTCCTGAGTTTTGTGCTCTTACAGAGCATTAATTATCCATGTTCTAGTCATCATTACCTGGGCATATCCAGGTGTGGTATTTGGTTTAAGACTTTGGTGTCACAtatccccttttttttctttttttaggggCTATCTAAGTTTGCTTGAAACTGCCTTTTTTCCCCTTATCTTTTAAAACCCTCcatatcttttttctttctttttgttttttaaatctcTCTAAATACTGTTGATTCCTTATTGTATTCACTTGAGATATATATTCAAATACTTGGATACTAGACTCCTGTAACTTTGTCCTAACATGGTCTTATAGGAACATGTTCAGCCAGAGTCAGTTATCACCAAAGGAAAGAGTGATATGCATTCTCTTGATGTGAACGGTGAGCTCTTAATCTACCTCTGACCTTTTCATTGAATACTTTGTTTGGCTTTTGCTTCCTACTGTTGTGTAGGTTGTAATATTCGTAAAAATCACAGGATCTGTCGATGGTCTGGATCAATTTAAACAAGACACTCATCCTATAACAGTATCTGTTGATATGAATGGAAATAAAGAGGGTAAGCATGAAATTTGAGAAGCAAATCGAGGTCTTGCCATTTAATTTGCGCAGATCTCCTCATCTTTTCCCTATGAAAATTTTAGGGGAGAATGCTCCATGTGAGAGGCAGGTCTCCCCAGATAAGCTCTACCGAGCTGCTTTATTGAGGAGTCGTTTTGCTGATACAATACTCAAAGCCCGTGAGAAGGCACTTGACCAGGTTTGTTGCAAAAGTAAAATTTTCTCAAGCTATTTGGtgaatttgtaattttgtatccTATTTAATTTTCTTGAGTTGGCTTGTGGCTGACTTTAATAATGTCAGGGTGAAAAGCTGGATCCTGAAAAGCTGCGACGTGAAAAGGAGGAACTTGAAAGGCAGCAAAGGGAAGGTAATGTATCTTTCCTCCGGTAATCTTATTATTTCATTCCATAATTGATGTTTTGCCTTGTGCTTTTACTTATCATTTCACCATTTATGGAAGCAGAAAAGGCTAGATTACAAGCCGAAGCTAAAGCTGCTGAGGAAGTGCGCAGGCGTGCCGAAGCAGAAGCCGCTGCAGAAGCCAAGAGAAAAAGGGAGCTTGAGAGAGAGGCTGCGCGGCAGGCCTTGCTAAAGGTTAATTGTGCAACTCTTTTGCTAAGTGTATGGTTCTTCTCATTTCCTGTTATTAACCGATCATTCGAAGCACAATGCAGGTGGAAAAGACAGTGGAGATCAATGAGAACAGTTTGATTCTCCATGACCTTGAAATGCTTCGGACAGTACCAGCAGAAAACGGCTCTGAATCCTCCATCATCAACGAGACAAGCCCAGACATTTCTCCGGACAGCTTGTTCAACCTCGGAGGTGGCAATGCATTGGAGCAACTTGGATTGTATATAAAGCCAGATgacgaagaagaggaagaaggcgAGCCGGGTAATTCTCCTATGCATGATGACAACCCGGAGGAAGGCGAGATTGATTAATCAGTGTCTTTCTCTGAATCAACAGATCTCTTGCTTGATGAACAATGATAGAGTTTTATTAGTTTTCTTCTTtccctttgtgtgtgtgtgtgtgtgtgtgtgtgtggctgTGATTTTGACAGCCTTCAATTTTGGGAAGTTTTACATGGTATTGTTGGATAGACCTCCAAAAATCACTCTCTGGATGCATTGGAAACaggatattattttatttatatgatatcTTGGTGGGACTTTAATCAAATTGTTCCTCAGGTTACAACTGCCACCTTCTGAAGGATATGATCACTTTCTTCAGAGTTTTGTGTGTGCTTTCAACAACTCTTGAATCGATATCAATTGCTTTCACGTTTATCTCTCTGGATATGTACTTCAGAGGCTAAGAATGGCTCTCAGGTCAAGTTgagtttttctttcattattttaattcatatttaatGATTAGCTCATTAAACTCTTCAAACCAATATGTAATGTTTTTTAGCCAGGGTCACTCACACGTcatctcatatatatttttttaattatgaaaggCTGATTAGTTGCCCACACTTGCAACTTTTTCTTGCTTAAAAGACCAGAATTCTTGTGAATTACTCAATGTCATACATCCAGGATAATTgagtgaaaatatatatatatatatatatataggaaactTAATCTGAATTGCTGTGTGCGGTGAAAgagtgtttggtttttttttttaaattgttttttaataagatGTGCAAATGAGTTTCGACGGTTTAAATTGCATTTTATCACACATAGTTGTTATTTTGTACTCTCttcgttcttttttatttatcgtaattaatcaaatttcgcatacaaataaatttagttatttaataaatttttataaaatatttgttattttcataatattaccccttaatttatatttaattttaaaaatagaattaaatagAGTATTagagtaattttagaaaataaataaataaatacctcttcatatttaaaaaaatagggaaaTTAATTGCtcaccctcgtaattttcaaaacttcccaaaacctccaacttttgcacagaCTTCGGACAATNNNNNNNNNNNNNNNNNNNNNNNNNNNNNNNNNNNNNNNNNNNNNNNNNNNNNNNNNNNNNNNNNNNNNNNNNNNNNNNNNNNNNNNNNNNNNNNNNNNNNNNNNNNNNNNNNNNNNNNNNNNNNNNNNNNNNNNNNNNNNNNNNNNNNNNNNNNNNNNNNNNNNNNNNNNNNNNNNNNNNNNNNNNNNNNNNNNNNNNNNNNNNNNNNNNNNNNNNNNNNNNNNNNNNNNNNNNNNNNNNNNNNNNNNNNNNNNNNNNNNNNNNNNNNNNNNNNNNNNNNNNNNNNNNNNNNNNNNNNNNNNNNNNNNNNNNNNNNNNNNNNNNNNNNNNNNNNNNNNNNNNNNNNNNNNNNNNNNNNNNNNNNNNNNNNNNNNNNNNNNNNNNNNNNNNNNNNNNNNNNNNNNNNNNNNNNNNNNNNNNNNNNNNNNNNNNNNNNNNNNNNNNNNNNNNNNNNNNNNNNNNNNNNNNNNNNNNNNNNNNNNNNNNNNNNNNNNNNNNNNNNNNNNNNNNNNNNNNNNNNNNNNNNNNNNNNNNNNNNNNNNNNNNNNNNNNNNNNNNNNNNNNNNNNNNNNNNNNNNNNNNNNNNNNNNNNNNNNNNNNNNNNNNNNNNNNNNNNNNNNNNNNNNNNNNNNNNNNNNNNNNNNNNNNNNNNNNNNNNNNNNNNNNNNNNNNNNNNNNNNNNNNNNNNNNNNNNNNNNNNNNNNNNNNNNNNNNNNNNNNNNNNNNNNNNNNNNNNNNNNNNNNNNNNNNNNNNNNNNNNNNNNNNNNNNNNNNNNNNNNNNNNNNNNNNNNNNNNNNNNNNNNNNNNNNNNNNNNNNNNNNNNNNNNNNNNNNNNNNNNNNNNNNNNNNNNNNNNNNNNNNNNNNNNNNNNNNNNNNNNNNNNNNNNNNNNNNNNNNNNNNNNNNNNNNNNNNNNNNNNNNNNNNNNNNNNNNNNNNNNNNNNNNNNNNNNNNNNNNNNNNNNNNNNNNNNNNNNNNNNNNNNNNNNNNNNNNNNNNNAATTGATCATGTAAGACGGGCATGTTGAGAAGGTGTGGATGTGTATGCTTTTGAAAGATAAGAGTTGGAGATGCCATCTTGATGTGGTACTTGTACCTTGGTGTGACCAGtttaaataatagaaattatatAGATGCCAgagaatgtttttttaattgcatataTAATAAATTGTGGATCTGGTAGTCCTTTATCTGCTATTGCTGAAACTAAGACTGTCTTTATTCAAACCATTTTGTTACAGGTGCCACATACAACATTTCTTCTCACCCATACTTGCTTTCTGTTTTACCATGTCATATCAAATATGACACTTCGCCGGCTGCGACATTCAATTGCTGACTTACCACATTCAATACGTATGGTTACTGAAGCTGCTTGGGTTTTGGCCCTCTCTTACTTCATAGCATACTTGGAAACTATAGCAATTTCGAACGTAAGTGGTTATTAAGTCAAcacatttaatttatgattattttatctCATCTTGATGTCAAGTTCCACTGTGCAGTGTTGAATTTGCActtgtgatttaaaaataattgcagTCAtcatttttgtgtgtgtgtgtgtgtgtgtgaattacCTTCATTTACTATGTCATGTATTCTAAACTTTTAGTATGTGCTGGCATGCACACTTTGTGTACACCATGCCTATTCAAGGCTTACTCAGATACTTGTCCTTTATAATGCAAATACTGCTTCAATGAAAAGTAAGCAGTTAACATACCTGTTTTGATGTTTGAGTTTGGAATGATAGTGCACTGCAGGTGACTATCTCAGCTGTTTTAGTGGAAGAATTTTCTTCATGCAATCCTattttatccaaattttatttatttattatcactgCATTATCACGTTCTTGCAAACAAATACCTATTAGCTGAAGTTTGTCACTGATGTAACTCTTTTTTCTCTATGCACATGTGATAGTGTTTTTTCTCTGAACATCCTTTTAGTAGGTTTCTGGAAAATCATCCATTTAGATTTTAACCATGTGGTAGTCATGACTCCCTTGTGCTTCAATTAACAAGCATTATAGTTGAATTATGTGTAATCTGTTATATAGATATCCTAATCCAGTGATTGTGGTCTTCTTATCACTTGCTCTTATCAGTGAGCAATAGCTCAAGATTAACTAACAGTGGATTTTCTTCTTGCAGTTTCCTtattatgattttgttgatcgGGCATCAATGTACAAAGTCGGATGTCTCTTCTATGCAATATACTTCATTGTGAGCTTTCCCATGTTTTTAAGGTAAGAAACTGATCAAATTATAACCCTCGTAGAAAACCCCAATCTTTGTTTGTTCATTACattatatcaaattaatatCCTATTGAACTTTTGCTTGTGTGTATATCATCGAAGTAACAAAACATTTTATCTATAAAGTCACAAGTTTTGTTCTAATACCCACTCATATGTTGTTCAATTACTAGGATTGATGAGAAAGTAGGTGCACCATGGGACTTTGGGAGAGTGGCTGTTGATGCCTTAGGTGCTGCCATGCTTGTCACCATCATCCTCGATTTATGGCGTATATTTCTCGGACCCATTATTCCTGTCCAAGAATCAAAACAGTGTGCACAACCAGGGCTTGCATGGTTTCACTTGCCGGAGAGCTCAATGTAGCACGATAGCTCATGAAGGTGAGTCGAACCTCAAACATTGAGAAGAATAAACTATTTATCATAGTATAATTTGCTTAGTCATTCCAGTTCTTGAAGTTTATTGTGTTCACTTATTTCAAACTAAATAACTGGCTGTGCTTGCTTGCTTTCAGTTGTAGTTGTAATCGGAACGAGTTTGAACTTCTAAAATTCTAAGAGTATCATCTCGTCCTTCTGATTAATTAGTGCTGTGATCTAGTTTTATCTACTCTGTTTGTATTATTTAGCATGATTAGGATCAGGGCTTGATGAGATTCTTTGCATGAGATGGACATTGTTGCTCACTTAGCTTTGCTTGGATGAGGGTTTTTGGAGTTTTTGTGAGGTTAGAT
Proteins encoded in this region:
- the LOC120270643 gene encoding cycloeucalenol cycloisomerase-like, coding for MPENVFLIAYIINCGSGSPLSAIAETKTVFIQTILLQVPHTTFLLTHTCFLFYHVISNMTLRRLRHSIADLPHSIRMVTEAAWVLALSYFIAYLETIAISNFPYYDFVDRASMYKVGCLFYAIYFIVSFPMFLRIDEKVGAPWDFGRVAVDALGAAMLVTIILDLWRIFLGPIIPVQESKQCAQPGLAWFHLPESSM
- the LOC120270422 gene encoding transcription factor GTE9 isoform X1, whose amino-acid sequence is MAQTVLVEYTEEKELKRKSRDLSFVMMGKSQKFSKGYNSGFVPDYRHTVETMGDSEGFDYLGGVDCEEFCPPKRKCISLNEDRLDVCSVPTEVISLSKLSAAERKELQMRFTEELQQVQAVHKRILSMSVKGGNAISVSSINQGHSNKRDSAAQNGANLKRGVTGRFVSAKRAPAIPPVSSSHAMLMKQCEVILKRVMSHQYGWVFNTPVDVVKLNIPDYHTIIKHPMDLGTVKSKIASSAYSSPWDFLADVRLTFTNAMTYNPPGNDVHGMADTLSKFFEARWKSVEKKLATADIRNKKQEATKPVQLQKNRKASPMRNKTFDPAIAKPKMTDEEKISLGRHVESLLSDMPVHIVEFLRRHCDPSNQSSEDGVEIDFATLSDDTLFELRQLLDDDLQKEQTGQPATTKACEMEMLNEYGTSNSPMNHPSKGMEPADEDVDIGGNDPPIPCYPPLEIEKDAALKSSKCSSSSSSSSDSDSSSDSDSGSSSGSDSDAQITSPPKTAKEHVQPESVITKGKSDMHSLDVNGSVDGLDQFKQDTHPITVSVDMNGNKEGENAPCERQVSPDKLYRAALLRSRFADTILKAREKALDQGEKLDPEKLRREKEELERQQREEKARLQAEAKAAEEVRRRAEAEAAAEAKRKRELEREAARQALLKVEKTVEINENSLILHDLEMLRTVPAENGSESSIINETSPDISPDSLFNLGGGNALEQLGLYIKPDDEEEEEGEPGNSPMHDDNPEEGEID
- the LOC120270422 gene encoding transcription factor GTE9 isoform X2 gives rise to the protein MMGKSQKFSKGYNSGFVPDYRHTVETMGDSEGFDYLGGVDCEEFCPPKRKCISLNEDRLDVCSVPTEVISLSKLSAAERKELQMRFTEELQQVQAVHKRILSMSVKGGNAISVSSINQGHSNKRDSAAQNGANLKRGVTGRFVSAKRAPAIPPVSSSHAMLMKQCEVILKRVMSHQYGWVFNTPVDVVKLNIPDYHTIIKHPMDLGTVKSKIASSAYSSPWDFLADVRLTFTNAMTYNPPGNDVHGMADTLSKFFEARWKSVEKKLATADIRNKKQEATKPVQLQKNRKASPMRNKTFDPAIAKPKMTDEEKISLGRHVESLLSDMPVHIVEFLRRHCDPSNQSSEDGVEIDFATLSDDTLFELRQLLDDDLQKEQTGQPATTKACEMEMLNEYGTSNSPMNHPSKGMEPADEDVDIGGNDPPIPCYPPLEIEKDAALKSSKCSSSSSSSSDSDSSSDSDSGSSSGSDSDAQITSPPKTAKEHVQPESVITKGKSDMHSLDVNGSVDGLDQFKQDTHPITVSVDMNGNKEGENAPCERQVSPDKLYRAALLRSRFADTILKAREKALDQGEKLDPEKLRREKEELERQQREEKARLQAEAKAAEEVRRRAEAEAAAEAKRKRELEREAARQALLKVEKTVEINENSLILHDLEMLRTVPAENGSESSIINETSPDISPDSLFNLGGGNALEQLGLYIKPDDEEEEEGEPGNSPMHDDNPEEGEID